In one Liolophura sinensis isolate JHLJ2023 chromosome 11, CUHK_Ljap_v2, whole genome shotgun sequence genomic region, the following are encoded:
- the LOC135478167 gene encoding toll-like receptor 13, with amino-acid sequence MHWLLEGSAIVEEPCSLKCTLQNGTVVKMRGPVYKELTNEQYKYDAFVAYNYTSYRWACIDVRKVLEVENDFSLCLHDRDFIPGGNIQQSIVDAMNSSRKIILVINKAFMKSEWCEFEVQMAGMRMVRDGLDDAIIVIMMEEIPVTEMPKSLLSLWKHIGFLVWPEDDPDDERIFWSRLLDGMAR; translated from the exons ATGCACTGGCTGTTGGAAGGTTCAGCCATTGTGGAGGAACCTTGCTCACTGAAGTGCACCCTACAGAATGGAACAGTGGTGAAAAT GAGGGGTCCTGTGTATAAAGAGCTGACCAACGAGCAATACAAATATGATGCATTCGTGGCTTACAACTACACCAGTTACCGATGGGCTTGCATCGATGTGAGAAAAGTTTTGGAAGTTGAGAACGATTTCTCACTGTGTCTTCACGATCGCGACTTTATCCCCGGGGGAAACATTCAGCAGAGCATCGTGGACGCCATGAACAGCAGCCGGAAAATCATCTTGGTGATCAACAAAGctttcatgaaaagtgaatgGTGTGAATTCGAAGTTCAAATGGCGGGCATGCGCATGGTGAGAGACGGCCTTGATGACGCCATTATAGTGATCATGATGGAAGAAATCCCTGTGACTGAAATGCCCAAATCGCTGCTGAGCCTGTGGAAACATATCGGATTCCTGGTGTGGCCCGAAGATGACCCAGACGATGAACGGATCTTCTGGAGCCGTCTGCTAGACGGGATGGCGCGCTGA